A section of the Bacteroidota bacterium genome encodes:
- a CDS encoding DUF1572 family protein, which translates to MKTNDILTLSLNRFEQLRSLGEKTLAQLGEDDIHWAPDPESNSIAIIVQHLHGNMLSRFTDFLTTDGEKPNRHRDEEFVEQHLSLADLKQLWGEGWDCVFTAIHPLTEIDLSREVFIRNELLTVLEAILRQLSHYAYHVGQMVYIGKHCKGNEWKTLSIPKPELR; encoded by the coding sequence ATGAAGACGAACGATATCCTCACGTTATCGCTGAATCGTTTCGAGCAGCTTCGTTCGCTTGGTGAGAAGACGCTAGCACAGCTCGGCGAGGATGACATTCACTGGGCGCCGGACCCGGAATCGAATTCGATTGCGATCATCGTGCAGCACTTGCATGGCAACATGCTCTCGCGCTTCACAGACTTTCTGACGACGGATGGCGAAAAGCCGAACCGTCATCGTGATGAGGAGTTCGTCGAGCAGCATCTTTCTCTTGCCGATCTAAAGCAACTATGGGGGGAAGGCTGGGACTGCGTCTTCACGGCGATCCATCCGCTGACCGAAATCGATCTGTCTCGTGAAGTCTTTATCCGCAATGAGTTGCTCACGGTACTGGAGGCCATTCTGCGGCAGCTTAGCCATTATGCCTACCATGTAGGACAGATGGTCTATATCGGGAAACACTGCAAAGGGAATGAGTGGAAGACGCTTTCTATTCCAAAACCTGAATTACGCTGA